From Corvus cornix cornix isolate S_Up_H32 chromosome 5, ASM73873v5, whole genome shotgun sequence, the proteins below share one genomic window:
- the ATXN3 gene encoding ataxin-3: MESIFHERQEGSLCAQHCLNNLLQGEYFSPVELSSIAQQLDEEERMRMAEGGVSSEEYRTFLQQPSVNMDDSGFFSIQVISNALKVWGLELILFNSPEYQRLGIDPINEKSFICNYKEHWFTVRKLGKQWFNLNSLLMGPELISDTYLALFLAQLQQEGYSIFVVKGDLPDCEADQLLQMIRVQQMQRPKLIGEEAAQSRDQRLPRSDVDQGIEVNHPFDGTGMLDEDEENFQRALALSRQEIDMEDEEADLRRAIQLSMQGSRRSELSGSLPQNVPQSSHSSQTDSLSSEELRRRRQAYFEKQQQQLQRQDQTPNLQDKATVSSSTPEAGPGGDMSEEDMLQAAMNMSLESVRNHLNSEEEK; this comes from the exons ATGGAGTCGATCTTCCACGAGCGG CAAGAGGGCTCATTGTGTGCTCAACATTGTCTGAATAATTTGCTGCAAGGAGAATACTTTAGTCCTGTTGAGTTATCCTCTATTGCACAGCAGTTGGATGAGGAAGAAAGGATGAGAATGGCAGAGGGAGGAGTATCTAGTGAAGAATACAGAACATTTTTACAG CAGCCTTCTGTAAACATGGATGATAGTGGATTCTTCTCAATTCAA GTTATAAGCAATGCCTTGAAAGTGTGGGGTTTAGAACTAATCCTCTTCAACAGCCCAGAATATCAGAGACTTGGGATCGATCCTAT aaatgaaaaatcatttatttGTAATTATAAGGAACACTGGTTTACAGTTCGAAAGTTAGGAAAACAG TGGTTTAACTTGAACTCTCTCTTGATGGGTCCAGAACTAATATCAGATACATATCTTGCACTTTTCTTGGCTCAATTACAACAGGAAG gtTATTCCATATTTGTAGTAAAAGGTGACCTGCCAGACTGTGAGGCTGATCAGCTACTGCAGATGATTCGGGTACAGCAGATGCAGCGACCAAAACTGATTGGAGAAGAGGCAGCACAGTCAAGAGATCAGAG GCTACCCAGAAGTGATGTGGACCAAGGAATAGAAGTTAACCATCCCTTTGATGGAACAGGCATGTTAGACGAAGATGAAGAGAATTTTCAGAGAGCCCTAGCTCTAAGTAGGCAGGAAATTGATATGGAGGATGAAGAAGCTGATCTTCGCAGAGCCATTCAGCTCAGCATGCAAG GTAGCCGTCGAAGTGAGCTCTCAGGCTCATTACCACAGAATGTTCCTCAGTCGTCGCACAGCAGTCAGACAGACTCCCTTTCCTCAGAAGAACTGCGAAGGAGAAGACAagcatattttgaaaa ACAGCAACAACAGCTACAGCGGCAAGATCAGACCCCAAACCTACAGGATAAGGCAACTGTCAGCTCAAGCACTCCAGAAGCTGGCCCAG GAGGTGATATGAGCGAAGAAGACATGCTTCAAGCAGCCATGAATATGTCTCTGGAGTCTGTTAGAAACCACTTGAATtcagaagaggagaaataa